A single Dunckerocampus dactyliophorus isolate RoL2022-P2 chromosome 2, RoL_Ddac_1.1, whole genome shotgun sequence DNA region contains:
- the LOC129176908 gene encoding gap junction delta-3 protein-like: protein MGEWVFLHGLFDHLQAHSPMLGRFWLLLMLVFRILILGTVASDLFEDEQEEFSCNTLQPGCKQVCYDQAFPISQYRFWVFHIVLIATPSLLFLMYAMHHHNKKTSGSKSFPDDKEFQQLRRLYIVNVAFRIVAEIGFLVGQWWLYGFKVEAQYPCSRFPCPYTVDCFTSRPAEKTFFLSFYFAIGVLAAISSCVELLYGSAKWFCSSREEYPTQSIHSYKPGELREKVLEKAAMESISGSTRVKRGSQRSSKKLNGTKHKNKYVSSKTFMV from the coding sequence ATGGGCGAATGGGTCTTTCTTCATGGGCTCTTCGACCACCTCCAGGCCCACTCACCCATGCTGGGTCGCTTTTGGCTTCTGCTCATGCTGGTCTTTAGGATCTTGATTCTGGGAACAGTGGCCAGCGACCTGTTTGAGGACGAGCAAGAGGAGTTCTCGTGTAACACCCTCCAGCCAGGATGCAAGCAGGTTTGCTACGACCAGGCATTTCCGATCTCCCAGTACCGCTTTTGGGTCTTTCACATTGTCCTCATTGCCACGCCATCCTTGCTCTTTCTCATGTATGCCATGCATCATCACAACAAGAAGACCAGCGGCTCCAAGTCCTTTCCAGACGACAAGGAATTTCAGCAGTTAAGGAGGCTATATATTGTCAACGTTGCATTCCGCATTGTTGCGGAAATTGGCTTTCTCGTTGGACAGTGGTGGCTGTATGGCTTCAAGGTGGAGGCCCAGTATCCCTGCAGCCGTTTCCCTTGCCCTTACACTGTGGACTGCTTCACCTCACGCCCTGCAGAGAAAACGTTCTTCCTTAGCTTCTACTTCGCCATAGGAGTCTTGGCGGCCATCTCCAGCTGTGTGGAACTTCTCTACGGCTCTGCCAAGTGGTTCTGCTCTAGCCGAGAGGAATATCCCACACAGAGCATCCACAGCTACAAGCCAGGGGAGCTGCGGGAGAAGGTTTTGGAGAAGGCCGCGATGGAGAGCATATCCGGCAGCACGAGGGTGAAGCGAGGGTCACAGAGGAGCAGCAAGAAGCTCAACGGGACGAAGCACAAGAACAAATACGTCAGCAGTAAGACTTTCATGGTGTGA
- the top2a gene encoding DNA topoisomerase 2-alpha — protein MAEPLKLNFFENRPLQKTKKDPKRLSVERIYQKKTQLEHILLRPDSYIGSVEPVTQQMWVYDEDVGLNCRDVTFVPGLYKIFDEILVNAADNKQRDQNMSCIKISIDVENTTISVWNNGKGIPVVEHKVEKVYVPALIFGQLLTSSNYDDDEKKVTGGRNGYGAKLCNIFSTKFTVETACRESKKCFRQTWYDNMGRAGDASIKSFDGDEYTCITFRPDLAKFKMNVLDKDIVALMTRRAYDVAGCTKGVRVFFNSKKLPVRNFRSYVDMYLKDKVTETDNAPVVVHEIVNERWEVCLTVSEKGFQQVSFVNSIATTKGGRHIDYVGDQVVSKLIDVVKKKNKAGVAVKPFQVKTHMWLFVNCLIENPTFDSQTKENMTLQQKSFGSTCPLTDKFIKESITCGIVENIMNWVKFKAQLQLNKKCSAVKHTKIKGVPKLDDANDAGGKNSMGCTLILTEGDSAKTLAVSGLGVVGRDRYGVFPLRGKMLNVREASHKQIMENAEINNVIKILGLQYKKNYSDPESLKSLRYGKIMIMTDQDQDGSHIKGLLINFIHYNWPSLLRHNFLEEFITPIIKASFKKSQLSFYSIPEFNEWKDSQSNYKSWKIKYYKGLGTSTSQEAKEYFCDMQRHRIPFKYSGPEDDEAITLAFSKKKVEERKEWLTNFMNNRRQRKEHNMPEEYLYGQATKSLSYNDFVNKELVLFSNSDNERSIPCLVDGLKPGQRKVLFCCFKRNDKREVKVAQLAGSVAEMSAYHHGEMALMMTIVGLAQNFVGSNNLNLLQPLGQFGTRLHGGKDSASPRYIFTMLSPLSRLLFPVMDDNLLKYNYDDNQRVEPEWYMPIIPTVLVNGADGIGTGWASKIPNFDVREIVTNVLRMLNGEEPFPMLPNYKGFKGTIDQLADNQYMISGEVAIIDSTTIEISELPVKTWTQSYKENVLEPMLNGTEKVPSLISDYKEYHTDTTVRFVIKMTEEKLREVEAAGLHKVFKLQIPLTCNSMVLFDHVGSLKKYESVQDILKDFFELRLKYYGLRKDWLLGMLGAECAKLTNQARFILEKIQGTLVIENKAKKELICMLQEMGYDSDPVKAWKQAQEKNEDDDEQEQATQEDISGPDYNYLLNMPMWFLTKEKKEELCNQRDAKVTELSTLKKKTPNDLWKEDLAAFSEELERVEAKEKEDAALPAVKTSVKGKTVKVKVKQETLPTPQGRRVIPRITSAMKADANRKADLVKGERKKGRKAKTECVVVKMEFGEDGEDAQPVEEVGLAARLSKKSKTSSQEKATKTGKQTTLQFKPMAKRAKKSLVSEEEGLSNSDVDAVEVAAPREKMERKTKGAIKYSMSDSEDEFDDWAKKDSPKQKAVISEDEASFAPDHQTTSDSDMDSPAPPAKASAPAKKMTKAKSTVRKQLGSKSSSQSEEQDAAPKAPIQRKTKAAAPKKPAAPKKAAASKKATDVKQPTILDALSKPKPSSRTASKRVPSFDSSDSEGEAKFQAPKTKPAPKRKQVLTDDSDSDSGDLMSRLKAKSTAGAKKTKKLSEDESLQISNQESAAPKAAAAHDKPSRARKPVNYIFDSDSD, from the exons atggctGAACCGTTGAAG CTGAATTTCTTTGAGAACAGGCCActgcaaaagacaaaaaaagatccCAAACGTTTGTCAGTGGAGAGGATTTATCAGAAGAAGACTCAGTTGGAGCACATCTTGCTCAGACCTGACTCTTACATTGGCTCTGTCGAGCCCGTCACCCAG CAAATGTGGGTGTATGATGAAGATGTTGGATTGAACTGTCGGGATGTGACATTCGTGCCAGGGCTTTACAAGATTTTTGATGAGATTCTTG TAAATGCTGCTGACAACAAGCAGAGGGATCAAAACATGTCCTGCATCAAAATCAGCATTGATGT tgAAAACACCACCATTAGTGTATGGAATAACGGCAAGGGTATCCCTGTGGTGGAGCACAAGGTGGAGAAAGTGTATGTGCCTGCCCTCATCTTTGGCCAGCTCCTCACCTCCAGTAACTATGACGATGATGAGAAGAAAGTCACTG GTGGCCGCAATGGATATGGTGCCAAGCTGTGCAACATCTTCAGCACAAAGTTCACGGTTGAGACGGCCTGTCGAGAATCAAAGAAGTGCTTCAGACAG ACCTGGTATGACAACATGGGCAGGGCTGGGGATGCCAGCATCAAATCTTTTGACGGAGATGAGTACACCTGCATCACCTTTCGGCCAGATCTGGCTAAGTTTAAGATGAATGTCCTGGACAAAGACATAGTGGCCCTGATGACCAGGAGGGCCTATGACGTCGCTGGATGCACCAAGGGTGTCCGCGTGTTCTTCAATAGCAAGAAGCTGCCC GTCAGAAATTTCCGCAGCTATGTGGACATGTATCTGAAGGACAAAGTCACAGAGACAGACAATGCCCCCGTGGTGGTTCACGAGATTGTCAACGAGCGCTGGGAGGTCTGCCTCACTGTGAGCGAGAAGGGTTTCCAGCAAGTCAGCTTTGTCAACAGCATTGCTACAACCAAG GGCGGGAGGCACATTGACTATGTGGGCGATCAGGTGGTTAGCAAGCTAATTGATGttgtgaagaagaagaataaagcTGGCGTGGCTGTTAAACCTTTCCAG GTGAAAACCCACATGTGGCTGTTTGTCAACTGTCTGATTGAGAACCCCACGTTTGACTCCCAGACCAAAGAGAACATGACTCTGCAGCAGAAGAGCTTTGGCTCCACTTGCCCCCTCACTGACAAGTTCATTAAAGAG TCCATAACATGCGGAATAGTGGAAAATATCATGAACTGGGTGAAGTTCAAAGctcagctgcagctcaacaagaAGTGTTCAGCTGTCAAACACACCAAAATCAAGGGGGTGCCCAAGCTGGATGATGCCAACGATGCAG GTGGGAAGAACTCCATGGGCTGCACGCTGATCCTTACAGAGGGAGACTCGGCCAAGACGCTGGCTGTGTCTGGGCTGGGTGTGGTTGGCAGGGACCGCTATGGAGTCTTTCCACTTCGAGGAAAAATGCTCAATGTTCGAGAGGCCTCACATAAGCAG ATTATGGAGAATGCTGAGATCAACAATGTCATCAAGATCCTCGGTCTCCAGTACAAAAAGAACTACAGTGACCCAGAGTCCCTCAAGTCACTGCGCTATGGCAAGATCATGATCATGACGGATCAG GATCAAGATGGCTCCCACATTAAAGGTTTGCTGATCAACTTCATCCATTACAACTGGCCCTCATTGCTGCGCCACAACTTCCTGGAAGAGTTCATCACTCCTATCATCAAG GCTTCCTTCAAGAAATCCCAGCTGTCATTCTACAGCATCCCCGAGTTCAATGAATGGAAAGACAGCCAGTCCAACTACAAATCTTGGAAAATTAAATACTACAAAG GTTTGGGCACCAGCACATCACAGGAGGCCAAGGAGTATTTCTGTGATATGCAGAGACACCGTATTCCATTCAAGTACTCTGGGCCTGAAGACGATGAAGCTATCACCCTT GCCTTTagtaagaaaaaagtagaagaGCGCAAAGAGTGGCTCACCAATTTCATGAACAACAGACGCCAGCGGAAGGAGCACAACATGCCTGAG GAGTATCTCTATGGTCAGGCCACCAAGTCCCTCTCCTACAACGACTTTGTCAACAAGGAGCTGGTGCTATTCTCCAACTCTGACAATGAGAGGTCCATTCCCTGCCTAGTGGATG GGCTAAAGCCAGGTCAGAGGAAGGTACTGTTCTGCTGCTTCAAGAGAAATGACAAGCGTGAAGTGAAGGTGGCCCAGTTGGCTGGTTCGGTAGCGGAGATGTCTGCGTATCATCATGGAGAG ATGGCTTTGATGATGACCATTGTTGGGTTGGCTCAGAACTTTGTGGGAAGCAACAACTTGAACCTGTTGCAGCCTCTTGGTCAGTTTGGAACAAGGCTGCATGGTGGCAAGGACTCTGCTAGCCCACGTTACATTTTCACCATGCTAAG CCCTCTATCACGTCTTCTTTTCCCGGTGATGGACGACAACCTGCTGAAGTACAACTACGACGACAACCAGCGTGTGGAACCAGAGTGGTATATGCCCATCATCCCCACTGTTCTAGTGAACGGTGCCGATGGTATCGGCACAGGCTGGGCCAGCAAAATCCCCAATTTTGACGTCCGAGAGATTGTCACCAATGTTCTGCGGATGCTTAACGGAGAGGAGCCGTTTCCCATG CTCCCGAATTATAAAGGTTTCAAGGGCACAATTGATCAGCTAGCTGACAACCAGTACATGATCAGCGGAGAGGTGGCCATCATTGATTCTACCACCATTGAGATCTCTGAATTGCCTGTAAAAACTTGGACACAG TCTTACAAGGAAAACGTCCTGGAGCCAATGCTGAATGGCACAGAGAAGGTCCCCTCTCTCATCTCAGACTACAAGGAGTATCACACCGACACCACTGTACGATTTGTGATCAAGATGACTGAGGAGAAGCTACGGGAGGTGGAGGCTGCTGGCCTCCATAAAGTCTTCAAGCTGCAGATTCCTCTCACCTGCAATTCCATG GTTCTGTTTGACCATGTGGGCAGCCTGAAGAAGTACGAATCTGTGCAGGATATTCTTAAAGACTTCTTTGAGTTGAGGTTGAAGTATTATGGGCTGAGAAAAGACTGGCTTTTAGGCATGTTGGGGGCAGAGTGCGCTAAGCTCACCAATCAGGCTCGCTTTATCCTGGAGAAAATCCAAGGCACCTTGGTCATTG AGAACAAAGCAAAGAAGGAACTAATTTGCATGCTGCAGGAGATGGGCTATGACTCGGACCCAGTCAAAGCCTGGAAACAGGCTCAAGAGAAG AATGAAGACGATGATGAGCAGGAGCAAGCAACACAGGAGGACATTAGTGGCCCTGACTACAACTACCTGCTGAACATGCCTATGTGGTTCTtgaccaaggagaagaaggaggagttGTGCAATCAGAGAGATGCTAAG GTTACAGAACTGAGTACTCTAAAGAAGAAAACTCCAAATGACTTATGGAAGGAAGACCTAGCTGCTTTCTCTGAAGAATTGGAG CGTGTTGAAGCCAAAGAGAAGGAGGACGCTGCATTGCCTGCCGTGAAGACCTCAGTGAAAGGGAAGAcagtgaaggtgaaagtaaAACAGGAAACTCTGCCCACGCCACAGGGTCGCCGTGTCATCCCACGCATCACCAGTGCTATGAAAGCAGACGCTAACAGGAAGGCTGACCTTGTGAAAGGAGAACGCAAGAAGGGCAGAAAAGCCAAG ACTGAATGTGTGGTCGTGAAGATGGAGTTTGGGGAAGATGGGGAGGACGCACAGCCAGTCGAAGAAGTTGGCTTGGCTGCCCGATTgagcaaaaaaagtaaaacatccTCACAAGAAAAAG CGACCAAGACGGGCAAGCAGACCACCCTTCAGTTCAAGCCGATGGCCAAGAGGGCCAAGAAGAGTCTGGTGTCGGAGGAGGAAGGTCTGTCTAACAGTGACGTGGATGCAGTAGAAGTCGCCGCCCCCAGAGAAAAGATGGAACGCAAAACCAAAG GCGCCATTAAGTATTCAATGTCAGATAGTGAGGATGAGTTTGATGACTGGGCCAAGAAGGACTCTCCAAAACAGAAAGCAGTCATCAGCGAAGATGAGGCCAGTTTCGCCCCTGACCACCAAACCACGTCTGACAGTGACATGGactctccagctcctcctgccAAAGCCTCAGCGCCAGC gaaaaaaatgactaaGGCAAAATCAACAGTTAGGAAACAACTTGGAAGCAAATCAAGCT CTCAATCTGAAGAGCAGGATGCCGCACCAAAGGCTCCAATTCAACGTAAGACCAAAGCAGCTGCACCCAAGAAACCTGCTGCCCCTAAGAAAGCAGCCGCATCCAAGAAGGCTACAG ATGTGAAGCAGCCAACCATCCTGGATGCTCTGTCCAAACCCAAACCCTCATCCAGAACTGCGTCCAAGAGGGTCCCCTCGTTTGACTCCAGTGACTCGGAGGGCGAAGCTAAATTTCAAGCTCCAAAAACGAAGCCTGCTCCTAAACGGAAACAGGTTCTTACTGACGACTCTGACAGTGACTCAGGAGACCTCATGTCCCGCCTCAAGGCTAAATCAACTGCGGGGGCAAAg AAAACAAAGAAGTTGAGTGAGGATGAAAGCTTACAGATTTCAAACCAGGAATCCGCCGCTCCAAAAGCTGCGGCTGCACATGACAAGCCCAGCAGAGCCAGGAAGCCTGTGAACTACATCTTTGACTCTGACTCTGACTAG